The following coding sequences lie in one Stenotrophomonas rhizophila genomic window:
- a CDS encoding glutathione peroxidase: MLLGGLLAASGAHAAGLLDVAYRPLAGKAEVNLQKQYGGKVLLVVNTASKCGFTPQYEGLEALQKKYAARGFSVLGFPSNDFKGQEPGDETQIQEFCTLTYGVKFPMFQKVQVTGPQATPLYQRLTAATGVAPGWNFHKYLIGRDGRVVAQFPSKVTPDDKALVAAIERELSVTPAKH; this comes from the coding sequence CTGCTGCTGGGCGGCTTGCTGGCCGCCAGCGGGGCCCACGCGGCCGGGCTGCTGGACGTGGCCTATCGCCCGCTGGCCGGCAAGGCCGAAGTCAACCTGCAGAAGCAGTACGGCGGCAAGGTGCTGCTGGTGGTCAACACCGCCAGCAAGTGCGGCTTCACCCCGCAGTACGAAGGCCTGGAGGCGCTGCAGAAGAAGTACGCCGCGCGCGGGTTCTCGGTGCTGGGCTTCCCGTCCAACGACTTCAAGGGGCAGGAGCCGGGCGATGAGACCCAGATCCAGGAATTCTGCACGCTGACCTACGGGGTCAAGTTCCCGATGTTCCAGAAGGTGCAGGTCACCGGGCCGCAGGCCACGCCGCTGTACCAGCGGTTGACCGCCGCCACCGGGGTGGCGCCGGGCTGGAACTTCCACAAGTACCTGATCGGCCGGGACGGCCGGGTGGTGGCGCAGTTCCCCAGCAAGGTCACGCCGGACGACAAGGCGCTGGTGGCCGCGATCGAACGTGAGCTGTCTGTCACACCGGCAAAGCACTGA